The Culex quinquefasciatus strain JHB chromosome 2, VPISU_Cqui_1.0_pri_paternal, whole genome shotgun sequence genome contains the following window.
acCCTTTTTttccaagtgcccaaacacttgaatgattcaATTAATCCGCATCTTAGATCTAATTTGTTTGTGTTTAAATTTCAATCCAATCCATTattaaattcaagtgttttagcgattgactttttggtattttttgacaccttattttcatttgggtggctcaaacttttcaagtgttttgctcatgaattttcCCCACTGTGCTGAACTATTCAAAGtaatgagcaaaacacttgaaattgatcttgttttgatttgaaatccaGTTTCGTGACAGCTTCGTCGGAATTTGCTTCGTTTCCTCATTTGAAAGTTTTGGAGGTCCGGTGTGTTCGTTTTTCGCAGACCGCTTGAGTTCGCTGCCGCCATGTTCCAGTCCAAAAATTGCCTGCCCGGTTTGTGACCGCGAAGATGAGCATCACCATAAGGCTGTGTCCTCGGGCTCGGGCTCCGTATGGCCAGCGGAAGGGCTTGGTCTCCCGGGCAGTAGCCAACTTTGATGATAAGGTTCCTTTCCGGACCCATTTGGTGAGTggggagagatttttttttgggttttgttttgatttttggatgTATTTTGTATGATTCACAGGAAGGATGCGAGAGAGCTGCAGATGCCGTACCAGGTAGGCGGTGCCAGTGATAAACAAGATTTGGATGCATTCAACTCAGGGGCCATGATATGCGTCATTCGACTGGTCAAGGCACAGTTTGATTCGAACCACCGCGGTTCTGCATCAACAAGAAGATTCCCCATGGGGCCTCCATCTCCGCCGGCACCGGTGCTTCACTCGCCGACGCTGAGAAACCTCCCAGGAAGTAGTGGTGGCGAACAAACCGATCCcgaccaggaagaaaaaaataacaaaatttgtacacGCCATGttgatagaaaataaaaaaaaacatttcatttcGCAACATCTTCCTTACataaaaacaaatcgaaatccATTTCTATTACATGCAAACATGCATTGATTAAAGATAGAAAAGCCATTTAAAACCAATAAATATAATATAGTATTTCATGTGACACAACACgtcaaattcaagtgttttgctattGAATTGACAGCTAATTTTGTTGcccaaaattcaagtgttttgcgattggtTTTTAAGTGCACTGTATAGCAGGGTCAGATCAAGGGTAGAACACTTGATTTAAAAGGGTCATTTTTGTTCAGTGtagcactgaccttgttgcttgctcttcggttgacatcCAGGTaaggaacatcccggaaggagcGTAACTCTCACTCTTTTTTCCACTCTGTTTGACTGCTCCTGTAACTATGTgtttctttaacaaaaatagtTTCTCT
Protein-coding sequences here:
- the LOC119766651 gene encoding puff-specific protein Bx42-like, producing MIRFLSGPIWKDARELQMPYQVGGASDKQDLDAFNSGAMICVIRLVKAQFDSNHRGSASTRRFPMGPPSPPAPVLHSPTLRNLPGSSGGEQTDPDQEEKNNKICTRHVDRK